A genome region from Populus alba chromosome 5, ASM523922v2, whole genome shotgun sequence includes the following:
- the LOC118031765 gene encoding bifunctional aspartate aminotransferase and glutamate/aspartate-prephenate aminotransferase, with amino-acid sequence MAASTSSISRLGFRHHQPLGTNPGSHSQPSGSVSFHSGSHCFYFKPLEAARQSQLSRLSVVVKAESRSEEMQVDISLSPRVTAVKPSKTVAITDQATALAQAGVPVIRLAAGEPDFDTPAVIAEAGINAIREGHTRYTPNAGTQELRVAICQKLKEENGISYKPDQVLVSNGAKQSIYQAILAVCSPGDEVIIPAPFWVSYPEMARLADATPVILPTSISENFLLDPKQLESKLNEKSRLLILCSPSNPTGSVYPKKLLEEIAKIVAKHPRLLVLSDEIYEHIIYAPATHTSFASLPGMWERTLTVNGFSKAFAMTGWRLGYLAGPKHFVAACNKIQSQFTSGASSISQKAGVAALGLGYAGGEAVSTMVKAFRERRDFLIKSFGEMEGVGLSEPLGAFYLFIDFSSYYGAEVEGFGKIDDSDALCRYLLDQAQVALVPGVAFGDDSCIRISYAASLTTLQAAVERIKTALLPLKSAVPV; translated from the exons ATGGCTGCTTCAACTTCAAGCATTTCCCGTCTTGGTTTTAGACACCACCAACCTCTCGGAACCAATCCGGGTTCCCACTCTCAACCCTCCGGATCTGTCTCTTTCCATTCCGGGTCTCACTGTTTCTACTTCAA ACCATTGGAGGCTGCTAGACAATCACAGTTGTCTAGATTAAGTGTAGTGGTGAAGGCAGAAAGTAGGTCTGAGGAGATGCAAGTCGATATTTCTTTGAGTCCAAGGGTGACTGCTGTAAAACCTTCAAAGACTGTGGCCATAACTGACCAGGCGACTGCGCTTGCACAAGCTGGAGTCCCTGTTATTCGCCTGGCTGCTGGAGAGCCTGATTTTGATACTCCAGCTGTAATAGCAGAG GCTGGTATAAATGCTATTCGTGAAGGTCACACAAGGTACACTCCAAATGCTGGTACACAGGAGCTTCGAGTTGCAATTTGTCAGAAGTTGAAgg AGGAGAATGGTATATCTTATAAACCTGACCAAGTTTTAGTAAGTAATGGTGCCAAGCAGAGTATATATCAAGCGATACTTGCAGTTTGCTCTCCTGGCGATGAG GTTATAATTCCAGCACCATTTTGGGTGAGTTATCCAGAAATGGCAAGGCTGGCTGATGCAACCCCGGTGATTCTTCCAACATCAATCTCTGAGAATTTTCTCTTGGACCCAAAGCAACTTGAATCAAAACTGAATGAAAAGTCAAGGCTGCTGATTCTTTGCTCTCCATCTAACCCAACAGGATCAGTTTATCCTAAGAAATTGCTTGAAGAGATTGCAAAAATTGTAGCAAAACATCCTAGGCTTCTG GTCTTGTCTGATGAGATATATGAACACATAATATATGCACCTGCTACTCACACAAGCTTTGCATCTTTGCCCGGCATGTGGGAAAGGACTTTGACAGTGAATGGATTTTCTAAG GCCTTTGCAATGACTGGTTGGAGACTTGGGTACCTTGCTGGCCCTAAGCACTTTGTTGCTGCATGTAATAAGATACAGAGCCAG TTTACCTCAGGTGCCAGCAGCATATCGCAAAAGGCAGGAGTTGCAGCATTAGGACTGGGCTATGCTGGTGGGGAAGCAGTGTCCACCATGGTGAAAGCATTCAGGGAGCGGAGAGATTTCTTGATTAAAAGCTTTGGAGAAATGGAAGGTGTTGGGTTGTCGGAACCTCTG GGagcattttatcttttcattgatTTCAGCTCGTACTATGGAGCAGAGGTTGAAGGGTTTGGTAAAATTGACGACTCTGACGCCCTTTGCCGTTACCTGCTTGATCAGGCCCAG GTTGCATTAGTCCCAGGGGTTGCATTTGGAGATGACAGCTGCATACGTATATCCTATGCAGCTTCTCTGACCACCCTACAGGCAGCTGTAGAGAGAATTAAGACAGCGCTTCTCCCACTCAAGTCTGCCGTCCCTGTTTAA